From Phalacrocorax carbo chromosome 8, bPhaCar2.1, whole genome shotgun sequence, a single genomic window includes:
- the SLC12A3 gene encoding solute carrier family 12 member 3 isoform X3, with the protein MAELPVPELPSALSHCSGRFTISTLLGTEEGSWGPYAAAEGASCDSAHPTHLSSGTICTRTFGYNTVDVVPAYEHYANSKGVGNTGKGRPSLADLHSILKPDPGRLRAPVSDPQQSKGLQEAGPEEAAGEPGGAPAPEPVRFGWVKGVMIRCMLNIWGVILYLRLPWITAQAGIGGTYFLISRSLGPELGGSIGLIFAFANAVAVAMHTVGFAETVRDLLQEHNSLIVDPTNDIRIIGVITVTVLLGISLAGMEWEAKAQILFFLVILVSFINYLVGTVIPATAEKQAKGFFSYRADIFAQNFVPNWRGPEGSFFSLFSIFFPSATGILAGANISGDLKDPAVAIPKGTLMAIFWTTMSYLVLSATIGACVVRDASGSLNDSMAVGSPGCEGLACSFGWNFTACAQQQSCRYGLSNYYQSMSMVSGFGPLITAGIFGATLSSALACLVSAPKVFQCLCRDQLYPLIGFFGKGYGRNSEPIRGYMLTYVIAVGFILIAELNAIAPIISNFFLCSYALINFSCFHASITNSPGWRPSFRYYSKWAALFGAAISVVIMFLLTWWAALIAFGIVIFLLGYVLYKKPDVNWGSSMQASSYNMALNYSVGLSEVDEHIKNYRPQCLVLTGPPNFRPALVDFVGTFTKNLSLMLCGNVLIGAWKQKMPESRLVADGHTKWLIKRKIKAFYTDVVAEDLRSGVQMLIQAAGLGKMRPNILVLGYKRNWQTASPQSLEDYVGILHDAFDFKYGMCLMRMKEGLNVSRVMQAHVNPTFEATEHAEENGTGSRAALGTADPASLASEQQASTIFQSEQGKKTIDIYWLFDDGGLTLLIPYLLGRKKRWGKCKIRVFVGGQINRMDEERKAIISLLSKFRLGFHEVHILPDINQKPRPEHIKRFDDLIAPFRLNDGFKDEATVNEMRQGCPWKISDEEVNKNRAKSLRQVRLNEILLDYSRDAALIAITLPIGRKGRCPSSLYMAWLETLSQDLRPPVILTRGNQENVLTFYCQ; encoded by the exons ATGGCTGAGCTGCCTGTCCCGGAGCTGCCCAGTGCCCTGTCCCACTGTAGCGGCCGCTTCACCATCAGCACCCTCCTGGGCACTGAGGAGGGCAGCTGGGGTCCCTACGCAGCTGCTGAGGGGGCCAGCTGCGACAGTGCCCACCCCACCCACCTCTCCAGCGGCACCATCTGCACCAGGACCTTTGGCTACAACACGGTGGACGTCGTGCCCGCCTACGAGCACTATGCCAACAGCAAGGGGGTGGGCAACACTGGGAAGGGGAGGCCCTCACTGGCGGACCTGCACTCCATCCTCAAG CCCGACCCGGGCCGCCTCCGTGCACCAGTGTCTGacccacagcagagcaaaggcCTGCAGGAGGCCGGGccggaggaggcagcaggggagCCAGGCGGAGCCCCTGCGCCAGAGCCCGTCCGCTTCGGATGGGTGAAGGGCGTGATG ATTCGCTGCATGCTGAACATCTGGGGAGTCATCCTCTACTTGCGCTTGCCCTGGATCACCGCCCAGGCAGGAATCG GGGGCACGTACTTCCTCATCTCACGGAGCCTCGGGCCGGAGCTGGGCGGCTCCATTGGGCTGATCTTTGCCTTCGCGAATGCGGTGGCTGTGGCCATGCACACTGTGGGCTTCGCCGAAACTGTCCGGGACCTACTGCAG gagCACAACTCCCTCATCGTGGACCCCACCAATGACATCCGCATCATTGGGGTCATCACCGTGACGGTGCTGCTGGGCATCTCCCTGGCTGGCATGGAGTGGGAGGCCAAG GCACAGATACTGTTTTTCCTGGTCATCTTGGTTTCCTTCATAAATTACCTGGTGGGGACGGTGATCCCAGCCACCGCTGAGAAGCAAGCAAAGGGCTTCTTCAGCTACCGAG CTGACATCTTTGCCCAGAACTTTGTGCCCAACTGGCGTGGACCCGAGGGCTCCTTCTTCagcttgttttccattttcttcccatcAGCAACCGGCATCCTGGCTGGGGCCAACATTTCAGGTGACCTGAAG GATCCTGCTGTGGCCATCCCCAAGGGCACCTTGATGGCCATCTTCTGGACCACCATGTCTTACTTGGTGCTTTCCGCTACTATCG GTGCCTGCGTGGTCCGGGACGCCTCCGGCAGCCTGAATGACAGCATGGCAGTGGGCTCGCCAGGCTGCGAGGGACTGGCCTgcagctttggctggaacttcACCGCCTGcgcccagcagcagagctgccgaTACGGGCTCAGCAACTACTACCAG AGCATGAGCATGGTGTCTGGATTTGGACCCCTCATCACAGCAGGGATCTTTGGTGCTACCCTCTCCTCAGCACTGGCCTGCCTCGTCTCAGCCCCCAAAGTCTTCCAG TGTCTCTGCAGGGACCAGCTCTACCCTCTCATAGGCTTCTTCGGGAAGGGCTACGGGAGGAACAGTGAGCCCATCCGTGGCTACATGCTCACCTACGTCATTGCTGTTGGCTTCATCCTCATCG ccgaGCTCAATGCCATCGCCCCGATTATCTCCAacttctttctctgctcctACGCCCTCATCAACTTCAGCTGCTTCCACGCCTCCATCACCAACTCCCCAG gCTGGCGACCCTCCTTTCGGTATTACAGCAAGTGGGCCGCGCTTTTTGGGGCCGCGATCTCAGTGGTGATCATGTTCCTGCTGACCTGGTGGGCAGCCCTAATTGCTTTTGGCATCGTCATCTTCCTCCTGGGATATGTCCTCTACAAAAAGCCAG ATGTCAACTGGGGCTCCTCCATGCAAGCCAGCTCGTACAACATGGCCCTTAACTACTCGGTGGGGCTGAGTGAAGTGGACGAGCACATCAAGAACTACAG ACCACAGTGCCTGGTGCTCACTGGCCCTCCCAATTTCCGCCCAGCCCTAGTGGATTTTGTGGGGACGTTCACCAAGAACCTCAGCCTGATGCTCTGCGGCAATGTGCTGATC ggAGCATGGAAGCAGAAGATGCCGGAGTCCCGGCTGGTGGCAGATGGCCACACCAAGTGGCTTATAAAGCGGAAGATCAAGGCTTTCTACACGGATGTGGTGGCTGAGGATCTGAGAAGTGGCGTCCAAATGCTCATCCAG GCTGCCGGCCTTGGGAAGATGAGACCCAACATCCTAGTGCTGGGCTACAAGAGGAACTGGCAGACGGCATCCCCACAGAGCCTGGAGGACTACGTGGGCATCCTGCA tGACGCGTTTGATTTCAAGTATGGCATGTGCTTAATGAGAATGAAGGAAGGGCTGAACGTTTCCCGAGTGATGCAGGCTCATG ttaACCCCACATTTGAGGCAACAGAGCATGCCGAGGAGAACGGGactggcagcagagcagccctgggcacAG CGGACCCTGCCAGCTTGGCCAGCGAGCAGCAGGCAAGCACCATCTTCCAGAGTGAGCAGGGCAAGAAGACCATCGACATTTACTGGCTCTTCGACGATGGAG GTCTCACACTGCTCATCCCCTACCTCCTGGGGCGCAAAAAGCGATGGGGAAAGTGCAAAATCCGGGTGTTCGTCGGCGGGCAGATCAACAGGATGGACGAGGAGAGGAAGGC GATCATATCTCTGCTGAGCAAGTTCCGCCTCGGCTTCCATGAGGTCCACATCCTCCCCGACATCAACCAGAAACCCCGGCCAGAGCA CATCAAGCGGTTCGATGACCTGATCGCTCCCTTCAGGCTGAACGATGGCTTCAAAGATGAGGCCACAGTAAATGAGATGAGGCAGGGCTGTCCCTGGAAGATTTCTGATGAGGAGGTCAATAAAAACAGAGCCAAG TCACTCCGACAAGTGAGGCTGAACGAGATTTTGCTGGATTACTCGCGGGACGCGGCGCTCATAGCCAT CACACTGCCCATCGGCAGGAAGGGTcgctgccccagctccctctaCATGGCCTGGCTCGAGACCCTCTCGCAGGACCTGAGACCCCCTGTCATCCTCACCCGTGGAAACCAAGAGAATGTGCTGACCTTTTACTGCCAATAA
- the SLC12A3 gene encoding solute carrier family 12 member 3 isoform X1 yields MAELPVPELPSALSHCSGRFTISTLLGTEEGSWGPYAAAEGASCDSAHPTHLSSGTICTRTFGYNTVDVVPAYEHYANSKGVGNTGKGRPSLADLHSILKPDPGRLRAPVSDPQQSKGLQEAGPEEAAGEPGGAPAPEPVRFGWVKGVMIRCMLNIWGVILYLRLPWITAQAGIALTWLIILMSVTVTTITGLSISAISTNGKVKSGGTYFLISRSLGPELGGSIGLIFAFANAVAVAMHTVGFAETVRDLLQEHNSLIVDPTNDIRIIGVITVTVLLGISLAGMEWEAKAQILFFLVILVSFINYLVGTVIPATAEKQAKGFFSYRADIFAQNFVPNWRGPEGSFFSLFSIFFPSATGILAGANISGDLKDPAVAIPKGTLMAIFWTTMSYLVLSATIGACVVRDASGSLNDSMAVGSPGCEGLACSFGWNFTACAQQQSCRYGLSNYYQSMSMVSGFGPLITAGIFGATLSSALACLVSAPKVFQCLCRDQLYPLIGFFGKGYGRNSEPIRGYMLTYVIAVGFILIAELNAIAPIISNFFLCSYALINFSCFHASITNSPGWRPSFRYYSKWAALFGAAISVVIMFLLTWWAALIAFGIVIFLLGYVLYKKPDVNWGSSMQASSYNMALNYSVGLSEVDEHIKNYRPQCLVLTGPPNFRPALVDFVGTFTKNLSLMLCGNVLIGAWKQKMPESRLVADGHTKWLIKRKIKAFYTDVVAEDLRSGVQMLIQAAGLGKMRPNILVLGYKRNWQTASPQSLEDYVGILHDAFDFKYGMCLMRMKEGLNVSRVMQAHVNPTFEATEHAEENGTGSRAALGTADPASLASEQQASTIFQSEQGKKTIDIYWLFDDGGLTLLIPYLLGRKKRWGKCKIRVFVGGQINRMDEERKAIISLLSKFRLGFHEVHILPDINQKPRPEHIKRFDDLIAPFRLNDGFKDEATVNEMRQGCPWKISDEEVNKNRAKSLRQVRLNEILLDYSRDAALIAITLPIGRKGRCPSSLYMAWLETLSQDLRPPVILTRGNQENVLTFYCQ; encoded by the exons ATGGCTGAGCTGCCTGTCCCGGAGCTGCCCAGTGCCCTGTCCCACTGTAGCGGCCGCTTCACCATCAGCACCCTCCTGGGCACTGAGGAGGGCAGCTGGGGTCCCTACGCAGCTGCTGAGGGGGCCAGCTGCGACAGTGCCCACCCCACCCACCTCTCCAGCGGCACCATCTGCACCAGGACCTTTGGCTACAACACGGTGGACGTCGTGCCCGCCTACGAGCACTATGCCAACAGCAAGGGGGTGGGCAACACTGGGAAGGGGAGGCCCTCACTGGCGGACCTGCACTCCATCCTCAAG CCCGACCCGGGCCGCCTCCGTGCACCAGTGTCTGacccacagcagagcaaaggcCTGCAGGAGGCCGGGccggaggaggcagcaggggagCCAGGCGGAGCCCCTGCGCCAGAGCCCGTCCGCTTCGGATGGGTGAAGGGCGTGATG ATTCGCTGCATGCTGAACATCTGGGGAGTCATCCTCTACTTGCGCTTGCCCTGGATCACCGCCCAGGCAGGAATCG CCCTGACGTGGCTCATCATCCTGATGTCTGTGACAGTGACCACCATCACTGGCCTGTCCATCTCCGCCATATCCACCAACGGCAAAGTGAAGTCAG GGGGCACGTACTTCCTCATCTCACGGAGCCTCGGGCCGGAGCTGGGCGGCTCCATTGGGCTGATCTTTGCCTTCGCGAATGCGGTGGCTGTGGCCATGCACACTGTGGGCTTCGCCGAAACTGTCCGGGACCTACTGCAG gagCACAACTCCCTCATCGTGGACCCCACCAATGACATCCGCATCATTGGGGTCATCACCGTGACGGTGCTGCTGGGCATCTCCCTGGCTGGCATGGAGTGGGAGGCCAAG GCACAGATACTGTTTTTCCTGGTCATCTTGGTTTCCTTCATAAATTACCTGGTGGGGACGGTGATCCCAGCCACCGCTGAGAAGCAAGCAAAGGGCTTCTTCAGCTACCGAG CTGACATCTTTGCCCAGAACTTTGTGCCCAACTGGCGTGGACCCGAGGGCTCCTTCTTCagcttgttttccattttcttcccatcAGCAACCGGCATCCTGGCTGGGGCCAACATTTCAGGTGACCTGAAG GATCCTGCTGTGGCCATCCCCAAGGGCACCTTGATGGCCATCTTCTGGACCACCATGTCTTACTTGGTGCTTTCCGCTACTATCG GTGCCTGCGTGGTCCGGGACGCCTCCGGCAGCCTGAATGACAGCATGGCAGTGGGCTCGCCAGGCTGCGAGGGACTGGCCTgcagctttggctggaacttcACCGCCTGcgcccagcagcagagctgccgaTACGGGCTCAGCAACTACTACCAG AGCATGAGCATGGTGTCTGGATTTGGACCCCTCATCACAGCAGGGATCTTTGGTGCTACCCTCTCCTCAGCACTGGCCTGCCTCGTCTCAGCCCCCAAAGTCTTCCAG TGTCTCTGCAGGGACCAGCTCTACCCTCTCATAGGCTTCTTCGGGAAGGGCTACGGGAGGAACAGTGAGCCCATCCGTGGCTACATGCTCACCTACGTCATTGCTGTTGGCTTCATCCTCATCG ccgaGCTCAATGCCATCGCCCCGATTATCTCCAacttctttctctgctcctACGCCCTCATCAACTTCAGCTGCTTCCACGCCTCCATCACCAACTCCCCAG gCTGGCGACCCTCCTTTCGGTATTACAGCAAGTGGGCCGCGCTTTTTGGGGCCGCGATCTCAGTGGTGATCATGTTCCTGCTGACCTGGTGGGCAGCCCTAATTGCTTTTGGCATCGTCATCTTCCTCCTGGGATATGTCCTCTACAAAAAGCCAG ATGTCAACTGGGGCTCCTCCATGCAAGCCAGCTCGTACAACATGGCCCTTAACTACTCGGTGGGGCTGAGTGAAGTGGACGAGCACATCAAGAACTACAG ACCACAGTGCCTGGTGCTCACTGGCCCTCCCAATTTCCGCCCAGCCCTAGTGGATTTTGTGGGGACGTTCACCAAGAACCTCAGCCTGATGCTCTGCGGCAATGTGCTGATC ggAGCATGGAAGCAGAAGATGCCGGAGTCCCGGCTGGTGGCAGATGGCCACACCAAGTGGCTTATAAAGCGGAAGATCAAGGCTTTCTACACGGATGTGGTGGCTGAGGATCTGAGAAGTGGCGTCCAAATGCTCATCCAG GCTGCCGGCCTTGGGAAGATGAGACCCAACATCCTAGTGCTGGGCTACAAGAGGAACTGGCAGACGGCATCCCCACAGAGCCTGGAGGACTACGTGGGCATCCTGCA tGACGCGTTTGATTTCAAGTATGGCATGTGCTTAATGAGAATGAAGGAAGGGCTGAACGTTTCCCGAGTGATGCAGGCTCATG ttaACCCCACATTTGAGGCAACAGAGCATGCCGAGGAGAACGGGactggcagcagagcagccctgggcacAG CGGACCCTGCCAGCTTGGCCAGCGAGCAGCAGGCAAGCACCATCTTCCAGAGTGAGCAGGGCAAGAAGACCATCGACATTTACTGGCTCTTCGACGATGGAG GTCTCACACTGCTCATCCCCTACCTCCTGGGGCGCAAAAAGCGATGGGGAAAGTGCAAAATCCGGGTGTTCGTCGGCGGGCAGATCAACAGGATGGACGAGGAGAGGAAGGC GATCATATCTCTGCTGAGCAAGTTCCGCCTCGGCTTCCATGAGGTCCACATCCTCCCCGACATCAACCAGAAACCCCGGCCAGAGCA CATCAAGCGGTTCGATGACCTGATCGCTCCCTTCAGGCTGAACGATGGCTTCAAAGATGAGGCCACAGTAAATGAGATGAGGCAGGGCTGTCCCTGGAAGATTTCTGATGAGGAGGTCAATAAAAACAGAGCCAAG TCACTCCGACAAGTGAGGCTGAACGAGATTTTGCTGGATTACTCGCGGGACGCGGCGCTCATAGCCAT CACACTGCCCATCGGCAGGAAGGGTcgctgccccagctccctctaCATGGCCTGGCTCGAGACCCTCTCGCAGGACCTGAGACCCCCTGTCATCCTCACCCGTGGAAACCAAGAGAATGTGCTGACCTTTTACTGCCAATAA
- the SLC12A3 gene encoding solute carrier family 12 member 3 isoform X2 translates to MAELPVPELPSALSHCSGRFTISTLLGTEEGSWGPYAAAEGASCDSAHPTHLSSGTICTRTFGYNTVDVVPAYEHYANSKGVGNTGKGRPSLADLHSILKPDPGRLRAPVSDPQQSKGLQEAGPEEAAGEPGGAPAPEPVRFGWVKGVMIRCMLNIWGVILYLRLPWITAQAGIALTWLIILMSVTVTTITGLSISAISTNGKVKSGGTYFLISRSLGPELGGSIGLIFAFANAVAVAMHTVGFAETVRDLLQEHNSLIVDPTNDIRIIGVITVTVLLGISLAGMEWEAKAQILFFLVILVSFINYLVGTVIPATAEKQAKGFFSYRADIFAQNFVPNWRGPEGSFFSLFSIFFPSATGILAGANISGDLKDPAVAIPKGTLMAIFWTTMSYLVLSATIGACVVRDASGSLNDSMAVGSPGCEGLACSFGWNFTACAQQQSCRYGLSNYYQSMSMVSGFGPLITAGIFGATLSSALACLVSAPKVFQCLCRDQLYPLIGFFGKGYGRNSEPIRGYMLTYVIAVGFILIAELNAIAPIISNFFLCSYALINFSCFHASITNSPGWRPSFRYYSKWAALFGAAISVVIMFLLTWWAALIAFGIVIFLLGYVLYKKPDVNWGSSMQASSYNMALNYSVGLSEVDEHIKNYRPQCLVLTGPPNFRPALVDFVGTFTKNLSLMLCGNVLIGAWKQKMPESRLVADGHTKWLIKRKIKAFYTDVVAEDLRSGVQMLIQAAGLGKMRPNILVLGYKRNWQTASPQSLEDYVGILHDAFDFKYGMCLMRMKEGLNVSRVMQAHVNPTFEATEHAEENGTGSRAALGTADPASLASEQQASTIFQSEQGKKTIDIYWLFDDGGLTLLIPYLLGRKKRWGKCKIRVFVGGQINRMDEERKAIISLLSKFRLGFHEVHILPDINQKPRPEHIKRFDDLIAPFRLNDGFKDEATVNEMRQGCPWKISDEEVNKNRAKSLRQVRLNEILLDYSRDAALIAMKGRCPSSLYMAWLETLSQDLRPPVILTRGNQENVLTFYCQ, encoded by the exons ATGGCTGAGCTGCCTGTCCCGGAGCTGCCCAGTGCCCTGTCCCACTGTAGCGGCCGCTTCACCATCAGCACCCTCCTGGGCACTGAGGAGGGCAGCTGGGGTCCCTACGCAGCTGCTGAGGGGGCCAGCTGCGACAGTGCCCACCCCACCCACCTCTCCAGCGGCACCATCTGCACCAGGACCTTTGGCTACAACACGGTGGACGTCGTGCCCGCCTACGAGCACTATGCCAACAGCAAGGGGGTGGGCAACACTGGGAAGGGGAGGCCCTCACTGGCGGACCTGCACTCCATCCTCAAG CCCGACCCGGGCCGCCTCCGTGCACCAGTGTCTGacccacagcagagcaaaggcCTGCAGGAGGCCGGGccggaggaggcagcaggggagCCAGGCGGAGCCCCTGCGCCAGAGCCCGTCCGCTTCGGATGGGTGAAGGGCGTGATG ATTCGCTGCATGCTGAACATCTGGGGAGTCATCCTCTACTTGCGCTTGCCCTGGATCACCGCCCAGGCAGGAATCG CCCTGACGTGGCTCATCATCCTGATGTCTGTGACAGTGACCACCATCACTGGCCTGTCCATCTCCGCCATATCCACCAACGGCAAAGTGAAGTCAG GGGGCACGTACTTCCTCATCTCACGGAGCCTCGGGCCGGAGCTGGGCGGCTCCATTGGGCTGATCTTTGCCTTCGCGAATGCGGTGGCTGTGGCCATGCACACTGTGGGCTTCGCCGAAACTGTCCGGGACCTACTGCAG gagCACAACTCCCTCATCGTGGACCCCACCAATGACATCCGCATCATTGGGGTCATCACCGTGACGGTGCTGCTGGGCATCTCCCTGGCTGGCATGGAGTGGGAGGCCAAG GCACAGATACTGTTTTTCCTGGTCATCTTGGTTTCCTTCATAAATTACCTGGTGGGGACGGTGATCCCAGCCACCGCTGAGAAGCAAGCAAAGGGCTTCTTCAGCTACCGAG CTGACATCTTTGCCCAGAACTTTGTGCCCAACTGGCGTGGACCCGAGGGCTCCTTCTTCagcttgttttccattttcttcccatcAGCAACCGGCATCCTGGCTGGGGCCAACATTTCAGGTGACCTGAAG GATCCTGCTGTGGCCATCCCCAAGGGCACCTTGATGGCCATCTTCTGGACCACCATGTCTTACTTGGTGCTTTCCGCTACTATCG GTGCCTGCGTGGTCCGGGACGCCTCCGGCAGCCTGAATGACAGCATGGCAGTGGGCTCGCCAGGCTGCGAGGGACTGGCCTgcagctttggctggaacttcACCGCCTGcgcccagcagcagagctgccgaTACGGGCTCAGCAACTACTACCAG AGCATGAGCATGGTGTCTGGATTTGGACCCCTCATCACAGCAGGGATCTTTGGTGCTACCCTCTCCTCAGCACTGGCCTGCCTCGTCTCAGCCCCCAAAGTCTTCCAG TGTCTCTGCAGGGACCAGCTCTACCCTCTCATAGGCTTCTTCGGGAAGGGCTACGGGAGGAACAGTGAGCCCATCCGTGGCTACATGCTCACCTACGTCATTGCTGTTGGCTTCATCCTCATCG ccgaGCTCAATGCCATCGCCCCGATTATCTCCAacttctttctctgctcctACGCCCTCATCAACTTCAGCTGCTTCCACGCCTCCATCACCAACTCCCCAG gCTGGCGACCCTCCTTTCGGTATTACAGCAAGTGGGCCGCGCTTTTTGGGGCCGCGATCTCAGTGGTGATCATGTTCCTGCTGACCTGGTGGGCAGCCCTAATTGCTTTTGGCATCGTCATCTTCCTCCTGGGATATGTCCTCTACAAAAAGCCAG ATGTCAACTGGGGCTCCTCCATGCAAGCCAGCTCGTACAACATGGCCCTTAACTACTCGGTGGGGCTGAGTGAAGTGGACGAGCACATCAAGAACTACAG ACCACAGTGCCTGGTGCTCACTGGCCCTCCCAATTTCCGCCCAGCCCTAGTGGATTTTGTGGGGACGTTCACCAAGAACCTCAGCCTGATGCTCTGCGGCAATGTGCTGATC ggAGCATGGAAGCAGAAGATGCCGGAGTCCCGGCTGGTGGCAGATGGCCACACCAAGTGGCTTATAAAGCGGAAGATCAAGGCTTTCTACACGGATGTGGTGGCTGAGGATCTGAGAAGTGGCGTCCAAATGCTCATCCAG GCTGCCGGCCTTGGGAAGATGAGACCCAACATCCTAGTGCTGGGCTACAAGAGGAACTGGCAGACGGCATCCCCACAGAGCCTGGAGGACTACGTGGGCATCCTGCA tGACGCGTTTGATTTCAAGTATGGCATGTGCTTAATGAGAATGAAGGAAGGGCTGAACGTTTCCCGAGTGATGCAGGCTCATG ttaACCCCACATTTGAGGCAACAGAGCATGCCGAGGAGAACGGGactggcagcagagcagccctgggcacAG CGGACCCTGCCAGCTTGGCCAGCGAGCAGCAGGCAAGCACCATCTTCCAGAGTGAGCAGGGCAAGAAGACCATCGACATTTACTGGCTCTTCGACGATGGAG GTCTCACACTGCTCATCCCCTACCTCCTGGGGCGCAAAAAGCGATGGGGAAAGTGCAAAATCCGGGTGTTCGTCGGCGGGCAGATCAACAGGATGGACGAGGAGAGGAAGGC GATCATATCTCTGCTGAGCAAGTTCCGCCTCGGCTTCCATGAGGTCCACATCCTCCCCGACATCAACCAGAAACCCCGGCCAGAGCA CATCAAGCGGTTCGATGACCTGATCGCTCCCTTCAGGCTGAACGATGGCTTCAAAGATGAGGCCACAGTAAATGAGATGAGGCAGGGCTGTCCCTGGAAGATTTCTGATGAGGAGGTCAATAAAAACAGAGCCAAG TCACTCCGACAAGTGAGGCTGAACGAGATTTTGCTGGATTACTCGCGGGACGCGGCGCTCATAGCCAT GAAGGGTcgctgccccagctccctctaCATGGCCTGGCTCGAGACCCTCTCGCAGGACCTGAGACCCCCTGTCATCCTCACCCGTGGAAACCAAGAGAATGTGCTGACCTTTTACTGCCAATAA